A genomic segment from Parolsenella catena encodes:
- the disA gene encoding DNA integrity scanning diadenylate cyclase DisA, translating to MEPETNSSAAGDAQVPEGASAEKEPTIEERLEEAIAITAPGSAVRRALDMIIAGHLGALICVGDTDTVLSAGNDGFPLNISFTANRLFELSKMDGAIVVDRDLTQILRANFHLNPDPSLPTSETGMRHRTAARMSLLTKALVISVSERRQVVNLYVGGRSHQLRGVAELMTSASQLITTLQTTRQALDHALLRLTTLELDNYVTLADVTTILNYFETLMTAADEIDRCVVQLGSEGRTVEMQREQLVGDMESEYLLMIRDYARDSSEGNAEAIREKLHAADPSQWRSPKRVAKVLGYDDLREDSVMVPLGLRTLSRVSVVREGMADKIVDEYGNLRELMDDIEQNPSRLDDLGVKNPSILADSLYRMWGKKE from the coding sequence ATGGAGCCCGAGACCAATTCGAGCGCAGCTGGGGACGCCCAGGTCCCAGAGGGCGCCAGTGCCGAGAAGGAGCCCACGATCGAGGAGCGCCTCGAGGAGGCCATCGCCATCACGGCCCCCGGATCGGCCGTGCGCCGTGCCCTCGACATGATCATCGCCGGCCACCTTGGCGCCCTCATCTGCGTCGGCGACACGGACACCGTCCTCTCCGCCGGCAACGACGGCTTTCCGCTCAACATCTCGTTTACGGCAAACCGCCTGTTCGAGCTCTCCAAGATGGATGGCGCCATCGTCGTGGACCGCGACCTCACGCAGATCCTGCGAGCGAACTTCCATCTCAACCCGGACCCGAGCCTCCCCACGAGCGAGACGGGCATGCGCCATCGCACCGCGGCGCGCATGAGCCTGCTCACGAAGGCCCTCGTCATCTCCGTCTCCGAGCGCCGCCAGGTCGTGAACCTGTACGTGGGCGGCCGCTCGCACCAGCTGCGTGGCGTGGCCGAGCTCATGACGAGTGCCTCCCAGCTCATTACGACGCTGCAGACCACACGCCAGGCGCTCGACCACGCGCTGCTGCGCCTCACCACGCTCGAGCTCGACAACTACGTCACGCTCGCCGACGTCACGACGATCCTCAACTACTTCGAGACCCTCATGACCGCCGCCGACGAGATTGACCGCTGCGTCGTGCAGCTCGGTAGCGAGGGCCGCACCGTAGAGATGCAGCGCGAGCAGCTCGTTGGCGACATGGAGTCCGAGTACCTCCTCATGATCCGCGACTACGCTCGCGACTCCTCCGAGGGCAACGCCGAGGCCATCCGCGAGAAGCTCCACGCGGCAGACCCGTCGCAGTGGCGCTCTCCCAAGCGCGTCGCCAAGGTCCTCGGCTACGACGACCTGCGCGAGGACAGCGTCATGGTCCCGCTCGGCCTCCGCACGCTCAGCCGCGTCTCCGTCGTGCGCGAGGGCATGGCCGACAAGATCGTCGACGAGTACGGCAACCTGCGCGAGCTCATGGACGACATCGAGCAGAACCCCTCCCGCCTCGACGACCTTGGAGTCAAGAACCCCTCCATCCTCGCGGACAGCCTGTACCGCATGTGGGGCAAGAAGGAGTAG
- a CDS encoding carbon starvation CstA family protein, with translation MNGIVVMLVAALVLFGGYMLYGRWLANKWGVDVNAITPARRMEDGNAFSPASAFTAFSHQFSSICGAGPVTGTIVAMAFGWLPVVLWVLVGGIFFGAVHDFGALYASLKNNGKSLAQLVDKYIGKTGRRLFLLFCWLFCIIVIAAFTSMVCGTFAQSAKASDAVNYAAASTGTISILFTFVAIAFGWARNKFNLKGVSEFVVAVVMVVAMFAVGMAAPLRLDTNAWIAIVMVYLVFAGAMPIQTLKQPRDYLTTIMMLVMIVCAVLGIVVLGVNGQATMTAPVFTGFSTKSGMMFPVLFVSVACGALSGFHSLVSSGTSSKQVSNEADAVKVGYGAMVLESFVGILAIVIAGIMWSTVNTLGADGAETGTAFQVFARGVAKGMTAFGVDGTVATVFMQMNVSALCLTSLDAVARIARTSFSEFFANSNDALAIDSKQGAMKVLGNPWFATVVTLIPGLALTFGGYLNIWPLFGASNQLLGGMTMITLAVFCKCTGRKGWMLYLPVAFLLVCTFTSLVQSAMGCYAAVAAYGFFGTIPATETTAAVSVAATKGLQLVFAVLLMVLGLIVAVNCLKELFTKEAGSMPDEEPEWTELGRQHVAEAAGKAAASGSAATDEA, from the coding sequence GTGAACGGAATCGTCGTTATGCTCGTCGCGGCCCTGGTGCTGTTCGGCGGCTACATGCTGTACGGCCGCTGGCTCGCCAACAAGTGGGGCGTTGATGTGAACGCCATCACGCCCGCCCGCCGTATGGAGGATGGCAACGCCTTCTCCCCGGCCTCTGCCTTTACCGCGTTCTCGCACCAGTTCAGCTCGATCTGCGGTGCTGGCCCCGTCACGGGCACGATCGTGGCCATGGCCTTCGGCTGGTTGCCGGTTGTCCTGTGGGTCCTCGTCGGCGGCATCTTCTTTGGTGCCGTCCACGACTTCGGCGCCCTGTACGCCTCGCTGAAGAACAACGGCAAGTCGCTTGCCCAGCTCGTCGACAAGTACATCGGCAAGACGGGCCGTCGCCTGTTCCTGCTGTTCTGCTGGCTGTTCTGCATCATCGTCATCGCGGCCTTCACCTCGATGGTCTGCGGCACGTTCGCCCAGTCCGCCAAGGCCTCTGACGCCGTGAACTACGCCGCCGCCTCCACGGGCACCATCTCGATCCTCTTCACGTTCGTGGCCATCGCCTTCGGCTGGGCCCGCAACAAGTTCAACCTCAAGGGCGTCTCCGAGTTCGTCGTCGCCGTCGTCATGGTCGTTGCCATGTTCGCCGTCGGCATGGCCGCCCCGCTGCGTCTCGACACCAACGCCTGGATCGCCATCGTCATGGTCTACCTGGTCTTCGCCGGCGCCATGCCCATCCAGACGCTCAAGCAGCCGCGTGACTACCTCACCACCATCATGATGCTCGTCATGATCGTCTGCGCCGTCCTCGGCATCGTCGTCCTCGGCGTCAACGGCCAGGCCACGATGACCGCCCCGGTGTTCACCGGCTTCTCCACCAAGTCCGGCATGATGTTCCCGGTCCTGTTCGTCTCCGTCGCCTGCGGTGCCCTCTCCGGCTTCCACAGCCTCGTCTCTTCCGGCACCTCCTCCAAGCAGGTCTCCAACGAGGCCGACGCTGTGAAGGTTGGCTACGGCGCCATGGTCCTCGAGTCCTTCGTGGGCATCCTCGCCATCGTCATCGCCGGCATCATGTGGTCCACGGTCAACACTCTCGGTGCCGATGGCGCCGAGACGGGCACGGCCTTCCAGGTCTTCGCCCGCGGCGTCGCCAAGGGCATGACGGCCTTCGGCGTCGACGGCACCGTTGCCACCGTGTTCATGCAGATGAACGTCTCCGCCCTCTGCCTGACCTCCCTTGACGCCGTGGCCCGCATCGCCCGCACGTCCTTCTCCGAGTTCTTCGCCAACTCCAACGACGCTCTGGCCATCGACTCCAAGCAGGGTGCCATGAAGGTCCTCGGCAACCCCTGGTTCGCCACGGTCGTCACCCTCATCCCGGGCCTCGCCCTCACCTTCGGCGGCTACCTCAACATCTGGCCGCTCTTCGGCGCCTCCAACCAGCTGCTCGGTGGCATGACGATGATCACGCTCGCCGTGTTCTGCAAGTGCACCGGCCGCAAGGGCTGGATGCTCTACCTGCCCGTCGCGTTCCTGCTCGTCTGCACGTTCACCTCGCTCGTCCAGAGCGCCATGGGCTGCTATGCGGCCGTCGCCGCCTACGGCTTCTTCGGCACCATCCCGGCCACCGAGACCACGGCCGCCGTGTCCGTGGCCGCCACGAAGGGCCTGCAGCTCGTCTTCGCCGTGCTGCTGATGGTCCTCGGCCTCATCGTCGCCGTGAACTGCCTCAAGGAGCTCTTCACCAAGGAGGCCGGTTCCATGCCCGACGAGGAGCCCGAGTGGACCGAGCTCGGTCGTCAGCACGTCGCCGAGGCCGCCGGCAAGGCCGCTGCCTCTGGCTCCGCTGCCACCGACGAGGCGTAA
- the ispF gene encoding 2-C-methyl-D-erythritol 2,4-cyclodiphosphate synthase has product MLRIGHGYDVHKLVEGRDLILCGVKVPHTLGLLGHSDADVATHAVADAILGATRLGDLGKLFPDTDPAYAGADSLKLLEQVMGLARERGYELLDCDCTIAAQAPKLAPHRERMRKNLAHALGVDVSSVGVKATTTERLGFVGREEGMEAWAVALMEYGR; this is encoded by the coding sequence ATGCTGAGGATCGGCCACGGATACGACGTCCACAAGCTGGTCGAGGGTCGCGACCTCATCCTGTGCGGCGTGAAGGTTCCCCACACGCTTGGGCTTCTCGGACACTCGGACGCCGACGTCGCCACGCATGCCGTGGCTGACGCCATCCTGGGCGCCACGCGCCTTGGGGACTTGGGCAAGCTCTTCCCGGATACGGACCCTGCCTATGCCGGCGCCGACTCGCTCAAGCTCCTCGAGCAGGTCATGGGCCTTGCCCGCGAGCGTGGTTACGAGCTGCTCGACTGCGACTGTACCATCGCCGCCCAGGCACCCAAGCTCGCCCCGCACCGCGAGCGGATGCGCAAGAATCTCGCGCACGCGCTTGGCGTTGACGTCTCGAGCGTTGGGGTCAAGGCCACGACCACCGAGCGCCTCGGCTTTGTAGGGCGCGAGGAGGGCATGGAGGCCTGGGCGGTCGCCCTCATGGAATACGGCCGCTAG
- the ispD gene encoding 2-C-methyl-D-erythritol 4-phosphate cytidylyltransferase, giving the protein MAESTHTAAAPDTCAVVAAGGLGLRFGDARGKQYVELCGLPVLDWSVAALDEAPSVGHIVIVCPHGRVEETRKIVGLIAPCVPVTFVEGGATRQESCLAGIRAVPGDFPLVAIHDGARPLIRPETVEAVIARVRDDASLAGAICAHPSADTLKVVEGGIVRSTPDRSRYWAVQTPQVFRRATVLEAHLAAGREGFVGTDDASLVERAGGRVAVVESPSDNMKVTVPEDRLPVEAILASRTASGEAPVAAREGARPC; this is encoded by the coding sequence GTGGCCGAGAGCACCCATACTGCCGCCGCGCCCGACACCTGTGCCGTCGTCGCTGCGGGCGGCCTCGGCCTGCGCTTCGGCGACGCGCGAGGCAAGCAGTACGTCGAGCTGTGCGGCCTGCCCGTGCTCGACTGGTCCGTCGCCGCGCTCGACGAGGCCCCGTCGGTGGGCCACATCGTCATCGTCTGCCCGCACGGTCGCGTCGAGGAGACGCGCAAGATCGTCGGGCTCATCGCCCCTTGCGTCCCTGTCACCTTCGTCGAGGGCGGCGCCACGCGCCAGGAGTCTTGCCTCGCGGGCATCCGTGCCGTGCCCGGCGACTTTCCGCTCGTCGCAATCCACGACGGCGCCCGCCCGCTCATCCGCCCCGAGACGGTCGAGGCCGTCATCGCGCGCGTTCGCGACGACGCCTCGCTTGCCGGCGCCATCTGCGCCCATCCGTCCGCTGACACGCTCAAGGTCGTCGAGGGCGGCATCGTCCGCTCCACGCCGGATCGCTCGCGCTACTGGGCCGTCCAGACCCCGCAGGTGTTCCGGCGCGCCACCGTGCTCGAGGCGCACCTCGCCGCCGGGCGCGAGGGCTTCGTCGGCACGGATGACGCCTCGCTCGTCGAGCGCGCAGGCGGCCGCGTGGCCGTCGTCGAGAGCCCGAGCGACAACATGAAGGTCACGGTCCCGGAGGACCGCCTGCCCGTCGAGGCCATCCTCGCGAGCAGGACCGCGAGCGGCGAGGCTCCTGTCGCCGCGAGGGAGGGGGCTCGCCCATGCTGA